The DNA sequence CCATCAATGCGGATGAGCGGGTGCTGGGCGGCTTCGCCGAGGTCTTCACCCCCTTCTCGGTCGTGGGCGGCCTGGCGACGACGCTGCTGTTCATGTTGCACGGGGCTAACTTCCTGCTCCTGCGGCTGCACAAGGACACGGAGCTGTATAACCGTGCCCGCGCCGCCGCCCTCTTCTGGGGCGCGCTCGCCACGGTCGCCATCCTCGCCTTCGTGTTCATGGGCTACGTGACCGAGGGGCTGTTCAACTCCTTCGGCGTGGTGCCGTGGCTCTTCCCGGTCGCCGCCGCGCTCACTCTGGGAAGCATCTGGTACGGGCTGACGAGGCGCCGGGACGTGCTCGCCTTCCTGATGAGCAGCCTGACCATCGTGTTTTCCACCGTCACGATCTTTATCGCGCTGTACACCCGTCAGGTCGTGCTGCCCTCGACCCTCAACCCCGAGTACAGCCTGGGGCTGCGGGAGAGTGCCAGCCAGCCCTACACCCTGGTGCTGATGACCTGGGTGGGCGCCATCTTCCTGCCGCTGATCATCGGATATCAGGTCTGGAACTACTACATCTTCCGCGAGCGCGTCCGGCCCGACGAGGGCGGCCTGAACAAGGGGTACGACTGAGCGTGCGGCCCCTGAGGCGGCTCCCCGGCGTGCGGCCCCTCGCGCTCACCTGCGCCGGGTTGGCTCTGGTCGCCTTCGTTCTCGTGCTGGCGCAATGGTCCCTCGTGGCCCGGATCGTCAATGGAATTTTTCTGGGAAGGCAGGCCCCCGCCGCCCTGACCTCCGCCTTCGTGGGACTGGCCCTCGTGTGGCTCGCCCGCTCGGCCCTCGTCGGTGTTCGAGATGTACTCGCGGCCCGCGCCGCCGCCCGCGTCAAGAAGGAGGTGCGCGGCAGGCTCCTCACCCACCTCCTGAACCTCGGCCCCCTCTATGCGGCCGGGCAGCGGGCGGGCGAACTGACGGAACTCGTGGTGGAGGGCGTGGAGCGGCTGGAGGGCTTTGTCGGGCGCTTCGTGCCGGGGTTGGTGTTCGCCACTGTCCTGCCGTCCCTCCTCGCGCTGACGGTGCTGTTCCTCGACCCCCTGAGCGGGCTGATCCTGCTCTTCACCGGGCCGGTCATCGTGGTGCTGCTGTGGCTGGTGGGGACGATGGCCGACCACGCGGCGAAGGCGCAGTGGCTCACGCTGGGCCGCCTGAGCGCGAGTTTCGTGGACACCCTGCGTGGGTTGTCCACGCTGGTGGTCTTCGGGCGCGACCGCGAACGGCTGGCGGCGCTACGCGAGGCGGACGGGGCGTATCGCCGGGTGACTCTGGGCGTGCTGCGAACGGCCTTTCTCTCCGGCTTCGTGCTCGAGTTTGGCGCGACGCTCAGCACGGCTCTCGTGGCCGTGACAGTCGGTGTCCGCCTGTTCGAGGGGGACTTGCCGTTCGAGCGGGCGTTTCTCGTGCTGCTGCTGGCTCCTGAGTTCTTCGCCCCATTGCGCGCCCTCGGCGCCGATCACCACGCTAGCCTGGAGGCGCGGGCCGCGGGGGAGCGGATGTTTGCGGTTCTGGATGAGGAGGCGCCGGGGCAGGGCACCCTGCCTGTTCCCGAGGGGCCGCTGCGGGTCGAGTTCCGGGACGTGACCCTGCGGTACGGGGAGCGGACGGCCCTCCAGGGCGTGAGCTTCACCCTGCCGCCCGGCTCACGCACCCTGCTCGTGGGGGAAAGCGGGGCGGGCAAGACGAGCGTGGCCGGGCTGCTGCTCGGGTTTGCCGTTCCTGCAAAGGGCGAGGTGCGGGTGAACGGTGTGTCTCTGGCTGATCTCGACCCAGCGGCTTGGCGGGAGCGAATGGCCTACGTGCCTGAGCGGCCTTATCTTTTCCCCGGCACCGTGCGCGAGAACATTCGGCTGGGCAGACCGGACGCGACGGACGAAGAGATTATGGAGGCAGCCCGGTCAGCGGACGCCCACACCTTCATCGCCGGGCTTTCCCGCGGCTACGACACGGAGGTGGGGGCGGAGGGCGCGCGATTGAGTGGCGGCGAACGCCTGCGCCTGGCCCTCGCCCGGGCCTTCCTGCGGGACGCGGAAGTGCTGATCCTCGACGAGCCGACCTCGCAACTCGACGCGGGGAGCGAGGATCAGGTCAGGGGTGCGCTCCAACGTCTCGGAGCGGGCCGCACCGTCCTCACCATCTCGCACCGGACGGCGCTGCACGGGGGGCACGACCAAGTCATCGAGTTGGGGGGCGGGCGAGTCCGCGAACTCGTGGAGGAGCAGACGTGAGCGGGCTGTGGCGCTTCGTGCGGGGAGGGGGACGGGCGCGGATGTTCGGCTCGGTACTGCTGGGGGCCGGGACGGTTCTCGCCTCGGTGGGGCTGCTCGCCATGTCGGGGGCGCTGATTTCGGGGGCGGCACTCAAGCCCGAGTCCCTGCTCGTGCTGCTGCCGCTGATCACTTCCGTGCGGCTCTTCGGCATCTCGCGGGCCGCGCTGCGCTACGGCGAACGCCTGGTCTCGCACGACCTCACCTTCCGGCTGCTCGGGCGGGTGCGGGGAGAGGCGGTGGCGCACTTGGCCCGCGTGGCGCCCGCCGCACTGGTTGGCGCCCGGGGCGGCGACCTCCTCGCGCGGGTCCGCTCGGACGTGGACGAGTTGCAGGGCGTGTACCTGCGCCTCTTCGCCCCCACGCTGGTGGCCGCCCTCGTCGCCCTCGTGACGGTGACGCTCGTCTGGCTTGTGGACCCCCGGCTCGCGCTCGTGACCCTGGGGCTGTTCGGGCTGGCGGGAGTCCTGCTTCCTGCCCTCGCCGTCCGCGCTGCCGCTCCGGCTGGCCGTGCCCAGAACACTGCCCGTGCTGAACTTGGGGCCGCCACCCTCGAAGCCCTCCACGGCCTGCCCGATCTCCTGACCGGTGGGGGGCGTCCGGCGGGGGAGCGGCACTTCGCGGGCCTGCTCGCCACGCTGGAGGGGGCGGAAACGCGGCGGGCACGGGTGACCGGCACGGCGAACGCGGCGCGGGACGCCCTGGGAGGCTGCGGCCTCATCGCGGCCCTCCTCCTCGTGGGGCAGGGGGTGGCGCGGGGGGAAACGAGCGGCTCCCTCCTCGCCGCGAGCGCCCTGGGCCTGCTGGCGAGCTTTGAAGGGGTCGGGAACCTGGGAAGTGCCTGGGCGACTTACGGTGCCCTGCGCGCTGCTGCCGCGCGGGTGGAGGGGTTGCGTGCCCTGCGGCCGGTCGTTCAGGACCCGGAGGAGCCAGCCGAACTCCCCACCGACTCCACCCTGCGTTTCGAGGATGTGGGTTTTGGTTACCCTGCTTCGGAGACGGACGTGCTGCGGGACGTGAGTCTCACCGTCCGCCCGGGGGAACGGGTCGCCGTGGTCGGGCCGTCCGGCGCCGGGAAAAGCACTCTGCTCGGCCTCGCGCTGCGCTTCTGGGACCCGGTGGCGGGGCGGGTCACGCTCGGAGGGGTGGACCTGCGCGACCTGAGCCTCGCCGACGCACGTTCCCGCTTCGCCTGGGCGCCGCAGCAGGCGGAGGTGTTTGACGGCACCCTGCGCGAGAACCTGCGTCTGGCGGCGGACGCGACGGACGACGACCTCCTGGCCCTGCTCGGCGATCTGGGGTTGGGCGGGCTGCTCACGCGGCTGCCGGGCGGGCTTTCCAGCTGGGTAGGCGAATATGGGGCGCAGCTCTCGGCGGGCGAGCGGGCGCGGCTCTCGGTGGCCCGGGCCCTGCTGCGTCCCGCGCCCGTCCTGCTGCTGGACGAGCCGACCGCGCACCTCGACCCGGCCAACGCCCACCGTCTCCTGCGGGCGGTGGAGGAACGCACCCGGGACCGCGCCGCCCTCCTCGTCACCCACCAGCCCGAACGGCTGGGGCCGGAGTGGCGCGTGGTGAGGGTGGAGGGTCGGGGTGAGGTAACCCCCCAGCCCCGTTCTAGAAACCGTAGACAAGAAAACTTGTCGCCCTGAACAAAGTGAAGGGTCCCCGAACGGCGCTGTGGGGGACGTGCCCCGCCCGCGACTTCCGTCACGTCCCCTCCCCGCCGCCCGGCCTACACTGGCTCCCGGATGCGCGCCTCCCTTCCCCCCGCCCTGCTCGCCGCGACCCTTCTGCTGGGGGCTTGCGCGCCCATCACCGTGAGGCCCGCCCGGACCCCAGCGCTGAACTTCTCCGGCCCGGCCCCCGACGTGGTGATCTTCGCCGTGTCGGGCCGCTGCGGAACGGGGTGCCTCGCTCCCCGCGACAACTGGGACTACCTGACGGCGCGCGGCACGGTGGACGTGGTCGCGGGCGCCCTCGCGGCGGCGGGCTACCGGGTGGAGGTGGCGGGCTACGCCTCCAGCGCGCAGGAGAGTTACGTCTCCCACCTTACCCGGACGGTGCAGCACGGCTACCCGGCGCTGACGGCGGCCTACGCCCGGTTGGGGACCGCCTGGGGGGGACGGCGGCCCCGGGTGGTGCTGCTGGGGCACTCGCAGGGGGTGGCGTGGCTGCACCACCTCGCCCGGGCGTACCCCGAGCAGCCCGTCGCGCTCCAAATCGACCTCGACGGTATTTGCGCGAGCTGGTCCACGGATCACGGGGCGGTGATCCGGGCGCTGCGGCCCGACCCGGTGCGGCCCTCACCCGCCGAGGCCTGCAACCTCTTCCGGGTGGGTTCGCGCTCGCTGCGCGGCAAGGACATCGTGTGGCCGAATGTCGGGCGCAACCTGGAGGTGCAGAGCAAGCGCCTGCCCGCCCGCGCCGGGGAGAGCGGCGGTCTCACCTTCAACTACCTCTTCGAGGTCACGCCGAACGTGCGGCTGGACGGCAGCCTGACCGGGATCGAGCGCTACGTCTCGCCCCGCGAGGACCACAGCGCCGTGTCCTACCCCAACAGCGACGCCCTGCGCTGGGTGGTCTCCCGCATGGTCCCCATCGTGCAGGAGTGGCGGCGCGAGGACGCGGCCCGGGCGGGGGAGGGCTGACCCGGTTCACGCCCCGGCCGTCAGGGACGCCAGCCAAGCCGCCGCGTTCTCCGGCCCCTCCAGCCTGGCCCCGCGCCCCGGCGGAAACCACGCGAGCAGCGCGAGTAGGTCGCCGCCCTGGTGTTCCTCCAGGTTCCCGA is a window from the Deinococcus apachensis DSM 19763 genome containing:
- the cydB gene encoding cytochrome d ubiquinol oxidase subunit II; the protein is MDLVTLWFWLIALTFTLYFFLEGFDFGVDILRPFLAKNEAEERALVGTIGPFWDGNEVWAIAAAGVMFSTFPVWYGTLFSGLYPVFVIILLSLLMRGVSFEYRNQVDQQRWRSFWDWMSFLGSLVPSFFWGLTMAKLIEGLPINADERVLGGFAEVFTPFSVVGGLATTLLFMLHGANFLLLRLHKDTELYNRARAAALFWGALATVAILAFVFMGYVTEGLFNSFGVVPWLFPVAAALTLGSIWYGLTRRRDVLAFLMSSLTIVFSTVTIFIALYTRQVVLPSTLNPEYSLGLRESASQPYTLVLMTWVGAIFLPLIIGYQVWNYYIFRERVRPDEGGLNKGYD
- the cydD gene encoding thiol reductant ABC exporter subunit CydD; its protein translation is MRPLRRLPGVRPLALTCAGLALVAFVLVLAQWSLVARIVNGIFLGRQAPAALTSAFVGLALVWLARSALVGVRDVLAARAAARVKKEVRGRLLTHLLNLGPLYAAGQRAGELTELVVEGVERLEGFVGRFVPGLVFATVLPSLLALTVLFLDPLSGLILLFTGPVIVVLLWLVGTMADHAAKAQWLTLGRLSASFVDTLRGLSTLVVFGRDRERLAALREADGAYRRVTLGVLRTAFLSGFVLEFGATLSTALVAVTVGVRLFEGDLPFERAFLVLLLAPEFFAPLRALGADHHASLEARAAGERMFAVLDEEAPGQGTLPVPEGPLRVEFRDVTLRYGERTALQGVSFTLPPGSRTLLVGESGAGKTSVAGLLLGFAVPAKGEVRVNGVSLADLDPAAWRERMAYVPERPYLFPGTVRENIRLGRPDATDEEIMEAARSADAHTFIAGLSRGYDTEVGAEGARLSGGERLRLALARAFLRDAEVLILDEPTSQLDAGSEDQVRGALQRLGAGRTVLTISHRTALHGGHDQVIELGGGRVRELVEEQT
- the cydC gene encoding thiol reductant ABC exporter subunit CydC, with translation MSGLWRFVRGGGRARMFGSVLLGAGTVLASVGLLAMSGALISGAALKPESLLVLLPLITSVRLFGISRAALRYGERLVSHDLTFRLLGRVRGEAVAHLARVAPAALVGARGGDLLARVRSDVDELQGVYLRLFAPTLVAALVALVTVTLVWLVDPRLALVTLGLFGLAGVLLPALAVRAAAPAGRAQNTARAELGAATLEALHGLPDLLTGGGRPAGERHFAGLLATLEGAETRRARVTGTANAARDALGGCGLIAALLLVGQGVARGETSGSLLAASALGLLASFEGVGNLGSAWATYGALRAAAARVEGLRALRPVVQDPEEPAELPTDSTLRFEDVGFGYPASETDVLRDVSLTVRPGERVAVVGPSGAGKSTLLGLALRFWDPVAGRVTLGGVDLRDLSLADARSRFAWAPQQAEVFDGTLRENLRLAADATDDDLLALLGDLGLGGLLTRLPGGLSSWVGEYGAQLSAGERARLSVARALLRPAPVLLLDEPTAHLDPANAHRLLRAVEERTRDRAALLVTHQPERLGPEWRVVRVEGRGEVTPQPRSRNRRQENLSP